The sequence below is a genomic window from Macadamia integrifolia cultivar HAES 741 chromosome 1, SCU_Mint_v3, whole genome shotgun sequence.
taaGCCGTGCCAAGACAccaagggcccatttgataacgtttctgccatttctgtgtctagaaacgccagaaacataaattcacattttttggaacaaaaacggatttttaggtgtttgataaaccttgtttctggaaacgtttcttgtagatttttctttttaaaagaatataatggaaaaatatctcTTTCCATTCTTCTGTGCTTAATCGATGGACCGCCATTGAAGTTGCTCGGAGAACCTTCACGTTGGCTCATCACCAGAAATCGCCCATCACCACTCGGTTCAACTACCTCCACGTTGGCTCCTACCGTTGCACAGAGTCTCTCATTGTCTTCCACCTCTAGGAGCACCACAAGTGGGAAGGCAACTCCGATGACTTCCAGACCCGCAAGATTCGAGTTGAGGCCAATTGCCCTCGTTTGTCCAAGCAGATAGACCTGCCTTTCTCCAATCGTCACCCCACTTCTTCTTCCCTAGTGTAGGCGACAGAGGAGCCTACCAGGCCATCAATCTCTACCCCAATTGCAAGATAGCTTAATACTTCTGCCCTGATAAGATGGCTCCCCTACAAGGCAGCTTCATTGAGATTGGAAGGGTgagaggaggtggaggaggagtACCAACCAAGCCAAGGATTCTGACAAGAAATCCAGCGAGGGCGGCAACGAAGGCGACTAAAGGGTcataggtggtggtggtgaggaGGATTTCGCAAGAATCCTATGTTGGGCTTCTGACAAATGCCCCTGAGATGCCCAAGTCTTGATGAAATCCTCCGCAATTTGGCGATCGATCAAGATGTCCAAAATCCAGTGAAGTTTGCCTGCTTGACGTGCAATCTGACCGGCGTCATGAAACTCCGACGATGCCGAACTGAGGAAATGCTTGTGAAGGAGTTGCAGACACCCATAGAACGCAGAGTACAAGGACTCTTTACTAAGGTCATTCAGAGATGAGTTCTCCCGAACGCAAGCACTGGATTTTCGTTGATGgtagtcgtttccagaaacgcagaaacaagttcaacttgttttgtCTAAGGAGTTTCTAGAAccataaatagatagaaatttcaatttcaatttcaatttctgaaaacaagtgaaatgaaacaatttTGTCAAACGCTTTTGGTTCCGTTTCTGGAATCATTATTAAACGGGCCCCAAGTGTGCACCTGCACAGTCGGCCACGCAAAGACTCGACCCTGGCACCCCCTTAACGACCCAACCTCATGCCCTTATTATGTGGAAAGAATATCAAGTCCTCGTaagagaatcattctcgtacgaTATTTGATCTACACTTGGACTCCATttaatctttctcttcttttaattggattttattttgagTGGAATCCAAGCGTAGATCAAACACcgtatgagaatgattctcgtacgaggacttgatccgctTTCCACGTAACAAGGGCATGGGGTTGGGTCGTTAAGGGGGTGCCAGGGTCGAGTCTTTATGTGGCCAGCCGTGTAGGTGCACACTTGGTGTCCTGGCACGGCttaattttttatgtatatattttattcattttttgaatttaaggGTCCACATCAAAATATATACCTTTATATCTACTGGGCCAATTTTGACATGCCTAATTTCGCAATGAATGTTTtacctcttctcctctttctctttcttgagcTTTCTCACAACCCTTGAATGCCATCAAGTGAACTCTGATCAACCTGATTCTTTCGCTACATTAAGGCTGACTCGAAAAGTGATAACTTTTGTTAGTACAACATTAACTCAGAACAAGTGCACAAAATTAGATCTTTCAATTTGATGTATGTGAAAAAATAACTTTATAAAGTACACACGCTACATCTGATAATCAAGCCATAACTTCCAATCCTGCTATCAGAttgatttgattcttgaatGATTAGAAAGTTAATTTAGATATCTAACTTATAATGTTTAACTTCTATAAATTCTCATTCCCAATGAAGGACATCAGAAACCACTCGTGAAGTCACCGCCTTAATATAATACCTTATGCACACTTATTTTTCCTTTGCACCCTGTGCTCTTTTTTGACATTGGTCTATCTTGCTCTTCCAAATAAGCAATGCATTCTTTCTCACGTGAGTGTGTTGATTCACTGATTGTCttgacaacaatgacaacaccaATGGTCCTATGGTCAATATAAGGATCTCTCAATTCTATGGACCAATCATAAGTTACTAATTAGAATGCAGCCCATGCTGCCCCTGTACGGTCCAACCAAGCCCATGCCCATGCCCCTTAGCTTGATTTTGGGCcattttttggtattttaacCCCACTTCCCCTCTATGGCCATGAAAGTCCGGCTTCTTCTTCCCCAATGTTTCGCCCCTCTTGGCTGCATTTTTGCATATACTCCCCACCCCATGATATGTAACAATATTGAATTGGTCGTATTGGTCCTATCATATCAGTATTGGTTGAGaccgatattgatacttgaTCAATCCAGATCAATTAGGAGTATCATTTCAGGGATAAAATcgtaaaaatatatatatggacCAATTTGTACCGATCTAATactgataactaaatccttggtaAGAATATTtgaggttgcgtttggtagtcattcagttctagaaatgacttttcgtgtaaaaaataaaattttcaatttttgtgtcaaaatgccgtttaaaaaaaaaaaattttgtttggtGAACTTCTTTTAGGAATGATTACCCTAGTTGCtcactttttttatatttagaaCAAAACCGAAATGACGGAACAAAGTTTTTtcattccatcattttgtgtttctagcattttctttttctttttcatttaaaaaaaccaaaaaacactAAGTTGAAACCAAacgttttattctattttttggttCCATAGAACAGAAACGTTTTTCTGGataactaccaaacgcagcctaagtcTATGAATACAACCGACAATTTAAAAGGATAAGCATGAAAGTAAACGTTTTTATTTTCGGATAATTTATCTCCACTTAAGttcataaatcatccattaaaagaaaaaaaaaataatcttcaaTTAGCTTTTGTGGCGCCATTGATGTCAATCTTCAATCCCATATTACAGTGCCCTGGGAAACCGCAGATGAAATAGTTATGTCCCACTGACACTGCAATCGAATCATTTCCGCTAGTGAAGACCTTAGCACCTTGGGGAACTTCACAATTATTGTAGCCTTCGATGTCTACCTTCACCACATTATGCACTAACGGATTGTACTTGAAGACTGAATCACGCACAAGTACACACATCAATTTAGTAAtctaaatagaataaaaaactCATGTAAAAAGTGATAGTATTAAACATAGGATTGATATGTTGAATCATTGAACAAGAAACACAATACCAAGTGTGTCGCCCGCAGTGAATGTCTTCCCAGTAGGCCAATCCCTAACATTGAAATTCCATCCTGAACTATCTCCAACTGTGTAGGTTGTAGCACATGCAATGTTAATTGATATGAGGATGCAAAACAGAAAAGCTATTGTGGTTACTACAGTTTGGTTAGGATTGACTTGTCCATGGGGAGCCATTGTATCACTTAACTGGGAAAGGAGATGGAAAACTGTTGTCTTTGTTGAGACTCTTAAGTTGAAGAACATGGTCTAGGATTGATTTCATTTTATAGAGAGTTTGAGGGAATTAACTAATACATATCATGCTAGATCTCTTGAAAGGAAACTTAATTATGAAATATTAAATCAatacacatctaagataaagtAATTATGGAagttcaccaaaaataaaaagtaattatgaacaactttttttttctggtaagaaataattatgaatttttttttttttttgaaaagaagtAACTATGAACATGTTAATATCAATAAATGATATGATTATGCCGATTTTGACCATGTGTTGGGGTGTGTGCCTGGACCCTCTCAACTTTCGAATGCCTCTATGAGCAGTCAAAccactggagaggatctggattcAACTCAGCATACTCAATTCTCAAATTGCCACCTCTTTTGAATAGgccatgaatgcaattatatcttttttttttttaatgatttttttcttcttttagtcAATAAAATAGCTAAATATCAGTGAAATTTACTTAAGACTTTACAATCAACGAGTCAAAAGAATCATAGATGTGTGAAAacctttgcttcttttttttttcaaaatctattTTATAGAGCTTTGGCCTATTTCGAGCTCTAGCTTCCCATCTGATTCAAATAGCATTCGATGGAGAATGATTCCTTGTTCGATTACGGGTTTTTAAACCTTGAGAAAGAAACAACcaacaatcaaaagaaatttaTTGATTTAGGGAGATAAATATCATATGGCAGTTTACATGCAGGAGTGTTAGAATTATATAATGCTACTTTAGACCCCTAGCCGATCCACACTACTATGGAAAGTAGAGATTGACTGAAATTCTATATCACAAGTGATCTGGATTGCTATACAAGAGACCACAACCAGCTAAGCTTTCTATATCAAGGCTAAATCAAATCTAGAGTTTCCTATTAGGTGGTAACTTCCATAATGGTCAATACACCCCCTAAAGGTGGAGGGTCGGAGTAGCGGACCTTCAGCTTATcacataaaaattgaaaatgggcCGTTGATAGAGCCTTTGTCAAAACATTAGTTTTCAATCTAATTATCTGTATAGATATACTGAACACTAAGTTGACGCCGAGCAACGCATTAATGCacaaagtggaaatcaatttcCACGTGCTTGGTGCCAGCATGAAACACAAGGTTGGCAGACAAATAGGTGGCGCCAATATTCTCACCCCAGAGGATCGTCAAACCACGAATGGGAAAGCCCGATTCCTTAAATAGAGACTCCTACCAGATCAACTCAACAGATGCACCAGCAAGAGCCTTGTACTCAGACTTAGTGGAAGAGCGAGCCACAGTCCTTTTTTTCTTGGAGTTCCAAGAGATTAGATCGGACCAAGCTATATCACAAAACCCCTAGTAGAACAAAAATCAATAAAGCTACGAGCCCAATCTACATCAGAATAAGCTTGGAGGCGAATGTCAATAGAGCGCTCAATGAGGAGACCGTGAGTGTGCGTATGTTGCAAATAGCGCAAGACTCTTTAAACTATAGATCAATGAGACTGTTGGGGGTGAATATACTAGCAGGCCCTATTAACTACAAATGACACATCGGGCCTTGTGAGGGTAACATACTGCAAGGCTCCAACAATGGAGCAATACCTAGTTACATTAGAGAAAGCCCTTGCATCCAACGCAGAGGTTGTGGTGACCATGGGCGTGAGGATGGGTTTACAGTCACAACGTGCTGTAGACTTTCACAAATATAGCACTATTGGGATAAAAGGACACCCTTAGAATGAGGAAGAGTTTCAATGCCTAGGAAGAAGTGCAGGGTCCCAAGGTCTTTGATAGAAAACTCAAATGTTAATTGGCCAAGCAAAGTAGTAAGTTGATCAGAGTTGTTGCTAGTGACGACGATGTCATCATCATACACTCAAACGTAGACAGTCACCCTATTATGATTGTAGATAAATATAGATGGATATGTGCAAGATGCTTGAAAACCAAACTTTAACAGGAATTGTGAGAGCCTGGAAAACCACCCTGGGAgcttgcttaaggccataaagggAATAATGCAGGCAACATATATGATTGGGCCGGGTAGAGACTTTAAAGCCAGAGGGTGAACCATGTAGACCTCATCATTTAAAATACCATGCATGAGGACATTGTGACTGCCGAGTTGACGAATATGCCAACCCTGAGAGACGGCAATGGCCAGGATGGAGTGAACTATAGTTGACTTGATGACAAGGCTAAATGTGTCAGCGTCATCTAAGCCTTCTTATTGATGGAACCCTTTGGCGACTAGACGGGACTGGTAGTGCTCTAAGGAGCCATCGGCTTTCCTCTTGATGCGTTatacccatttacaaccaactaTAATTATGAATGGAGACCGGGGGACTGAAGATAGGTTCCATTCTTAATAAGAGCATTGAACTCATCAGTCATTCCTATTCGCCTCTGAGGAAGCTGtggcatgtgaaaaacatgTAGCCTCAACAATAGAGAAAGCATCAATAACCATAGCATGTGGGGGTAGGGTAGGTCCATAAAAGAAAAGGTTCACACTGTGAAGGCGTTGTGGAGGTGCTAACCTACGGGGCAAGGCAGGTGGGTCAAGGACAGGAATAAGCTAGAGGCCAGTGGGGGATGGAGATGGAGAGGCCATGTTGTAGAGGTTTTGAAGGGTTCGATTctgaggaggaggagaggacGATGGGGTGACCAAGGGGGAGGCTAAGGGGACGGGCATTTGAGGTTCCTGAGAGGAGGATGGGGAGGGCAATAATGGCAACCATAGTGATGATGGTTGTGACGGTAAGGGACCCCACGATGAAGGAACTGTAATGGGGACTGCAGCCCAcagggaagaggaaggagagggagaCATCGTTAGATGGGGACCTATCATAGACCATGACACAATGGAAAGGATGATTCATCGATACATACATGATAAACAATATACGTGCGGTTGGTAGAGAGGCCAAGACAGTGGCAGACTATATGAGAAGAATTGTAACCAAGGAACACACAGGGAGTAGAGAGGTAGTCCATTTTATGTTGGTTGTAAGGACAGATGCATGAGCAAGGAGGGAGACACTGGTTTCCAAGATATGGAGGTGTTTCCACTTCCACACACCTTGTTTCTCATAGCTATGTGGATAGGAGACATGACGGGAAATACCAAGAGAGTGAAAAAACTGAGGCAAAGATCGGTATTTCCCTCCCCAGTTAGTCTGTACGGATTTTATCTTTCGAGAAAATTGGCGTTCAAGCAGGGCTTGAAAAGTAAGGTAGAAAATACATCAGACTTGTGAACAAGAGGAAAATAACAAACAAATGTTTGTTGTCttccacaaaaataaaaatatatatgtgaCCAGAGGTGGACACAGTAGAGGATGGTACCCATACTTCACTATGTATTAATCCAAAGAAAAAGACTACAACTAAATGTCTCATGCAAAGATAAGCAACTGGCTTTGCCAAGCTAGCAAGCcttacaaggaaaagaaaaatgtgtgGACTGGCACAGAAGAGAATTAGAACGTAACAAAAAACGAAGTAAAAATTCATGTGGATGGCCATATCCGAAATGCCAATTGTCAATAGTAGTATGCTTAGCAATATGGGCGGAAGGAGAGGAGCCAAGCATGGAAGACAGGTTATAGAGGCCATCTTTATTCGAACCTGATATCAGAGTTTTCTTGGCATTCGAATCctttacaaaaaagaaagacatGTAAACTCAAAATAACACCATTATCACTGGTAAATTTCTAAATAGAAAATAATCGTTTAGTGATGGAAAGGACATGGAGTACATTATTTAAATGAAAAGAAcgggaaggaaagaaagagggaagagaagaatgGCCTATATAAGAAATGGGAGACCATTATCATTACCAACATGTAACAATTCCGCACCATTGTAGGTGtcatatgaagagagagaaagagagtgcaTGTCAGGGGTTATATGGTGTGTGGCACTCATGTCTGAATACTAAGAGAGGGTGGTGTTAGGGGGATAAGATGGTGGATAAGAGGGGGTAGGTAAAGGGGAGGGTAGGCATAATGGGCTGAGGGTTGCGTAGGATTATCATTGCCATAGTAAGGGTGAGGGTAGGATGGTTGATTGTAAAACTGGGGGCAGTAATAACAAGTTGCGTTTGTGTGGTTGGGACAATTGTAAAATGAGCACCACATTTGAGAGCCCTGTACTTAATTAGGACCACGTCCACCGTGGCCGCGATTGTGACCACATCCCCCACGACCCCCACGACGAGACTGAGTGTTTCTAGAGACAGAAGTAGGGTCAGGGTCATGTTGAGTAGAATGTACTGATAGAGAGAAGGTAGTGTTAGAATTCTCAGAGAATTTGTCAACCTGTGCATGATTAAAAAACTAATGGCTTAAGAGAAGCCCTTGAAGATTGGTATAGTTGAGAAGATCAGCATGAGTTAATAGAGAATGAACAATAGACTACATATCCTTCTTAAGGCCATGAAATATATGAAAGTTGAAATGAATGAAATCAATCAACAAAATGGGTTTCCCTACATCCGCAAGCTCATCGGCAAAGGATTTGGCCTGATGAAGAAATTGAATAACAGATTCTTCAATTATATGAGATATTTGTTGAAGACTGAGATTAAAAGATATGATACGAATGCTGGATGCAGGACCATAGGTAGTAGTGAGGGTGTCCTAGATGTCTTTACTGTGCTTTTGCCAATGATAAGGGGAAGAACCTCCTTAGAGAGAGGCGTTGAGAAGGCTCACAATTAGAGCATCTTGTTCTTACCAGTGTAGAGCCTCGTTTGGATCCACAAGGTAGGGTGTGGTGCCAGTGATATAGCCATATATCTTTTGGGCCTTGAGAAAAGGAATCAACTATGccttctcaaagagaaaattctTGGTACAAAGCTTAAGGGAGATGAAATGGTGAGCTTGGTTCAATGATGGACAAGAGGAGGGGTAGCAACACCAGGGGTGGTGTTGGTGTGGGAGTCCACTGAAGCTAGAGgtgtgatgaagaagagaagaggggaTCAACTAGAGTCCAAAGGAGAGGGAGGGATTAAAGAGGTTTAGAGAGGAAGAAGCGTGTGAGcctttggctttgataccatgttaaattTTTCATCTTAAAATCAATTGGCTTTGTTGCCTCTTATGACTTTTACTCCCCTTTATGTATAGGCCTCTTATAGTTCTATCTTTGTAGTTCGAATAAGGAGTTCATCATCAATGGAGGCCCAACATAATCGTTCTGATACTATGTTAGGATCCAAGGTGTATTGTATTCTTGTATATCAAATTGTGTTACAAATAAATGAATATATAGAGTTACACTAAGAGCCCTAGCCGATCCACACTACTATGGAAAGTAGAGATTAATTGAAACTTgtatcacatgtgatatggatTGCCATATAAGATACCACAACTAGCTGAGCATTTTAGGTGAAGGCTAAATCGAATCTGGAGTTTCCTATTATAGGTGGTAACTTTCACAATGATTAATAAGGAGCACTCTTTGGGAGCTTAAGCAAAGTTGCAGGTGTTGTTTTtttgttgtccttgttggcaacctcgGCCACATGACAGCAATGACGTGATCAATTTGGGTGGCGTGGTAAAAAATTGTGAAAAGAGGAATTAGGATTATGTCAATTTatgcattgaagaagaagaagagaaaggagtttGTCCCCCCATTCCACTGAAGAAGAAATAAGGTCCACACTCTTTATgtgtgtattttctttaacttcgAGAGATGGGTTTCTAAGCTCCATTAATAGAGGTTGGAGATGGCTTACGGTGATGGTTGGGTTGTGGTGATGTGTCagggaaggggaaggaagaaatAAATTAGAGGAGATGGTTTCTCCATATGCTTGATTGCTTTTAATGGTTTTATCTTCTTCAAATAAGCTTGAATGCTTCGTTGAATATGCTTAAGCTTGAAAGTTACaaatgaatatatatacattgaagATCAATCCaagaagggaaagaggaaaGCAAAGGGATTGTAATTGAATCATCTCCACCACCATTCTTGCCTTACATCAAAGCTCCATTGAAGGTCAAAGAAGTGTGCTGAGAATGCAGGAGTACTTTTGTattataaagaagaagagaaaaaaaaaataaacaaaagaggGTTATGGCTTGGGCACTCTTTTGTATGAAgtagaagaagataaagagtAAGCTTTATGTGCTCCATTAAAGCAATCTTAAGGACATAATTGTGTCATGATGATGTTCCATTAAAAGCAAAggcaaggagaaaagaaaaggaaataaaagaaaagagaggaaaggaaagaaatagaagcaagagaaagagagagagtgtgtggcTGGAAAAATCACAACTACCAAGGAGGTTTCAGTCTATTGTCAATTTCAGGTTGCAATTGTTCTTGGAAGTTCTAGTGAACCTGAGACATCTGTGAAGCATCTCGGAGACAACTTTGGACATCCCCCAATATCTCCAGTTATCTTAGATAAGGGTTGCAAATAATATCTGCAACCCCTACATTTACTTTCATACGTATGtctgagtatttgtatgtattcTAGGTATACGAATTTGATATTGTAGGCCTATGCTAGTATGTGCATCATTATACGGCACTGATACAAGCTCAATCTCAATTTTGTATCTGATGTTCAGTGGGTGGTGGACACAGGGACAATGAGTTCCTTGGCAGCTACCACTACCTAAACATATCTGCCATAGGTGTGGCTTCTCAGATTATTCtgggaaaactagggtgaagacctagcctttGTATGTCAAGGTTGGAAACTAGGAATGTGTTCCCTAGCTGTGGTGCAGTTATAAATGATATTGAGTAAATGCTAAGCCCGACGATGAGTATTACTCTATATATGTAGTTAGCTGGCCAAAGCACATATCTCTTGTGTTGTGGTCGTGTATGCTTACTTTGCATATTGGAGTACTTGTCTGCAGGATCGGTGTGCACATTTGGTAGGCCTGGCCACTTGATGGTGTAGTGTGAATGTGTATACAACTGTATATGTGTGAAATAGTAGTTGTAGTGAAGGGATTGCAAGGTGGCTCTAGGCAGCAATACAGATTGTATGAGTAAGCTCTACGCAGCAGTGAGAGTTGTAAGTTGCATACCagtagctctgggcagcatcaacaGATTGTGACTGAGTGAGACACATCAATTGGTGACTTAGTAAAGAACCAGCTGATGGTAAGTTTTTTAATACACTGATTCACCGCCCTCAGTGTCAGACAGGACCCAACAACAAGGAACACTTAATCCCATGTCTTTATATGTAATCAAACTTTAACATCCAAGCATAGGTCATTTCTCTCATGCTGGTGTGGCAATTGACTGAAAAacatcaacttttttttttgtaagaaaacaTCAACTCAACTTAAGTCAATAGTATCTCAATTAAATGGGATCAATAATTTGTGAtcatcttattttctcttttgattataatatatttttttggatctACTATcctattataatatttttttggatctACTATCCTACTAAGTGTTGTTGGTGAATGGACAGCCTATTGGGGATCAATAGTCATCTACTCCTACACACTTTCACCCACACACATGCTTACGACAGGGTTTGATACAACAACCTCCTCTGGGCACTGACTCTTCAAGTCAAAGTTGCCATCACTAGGCTAAACTAGTGTTTGTGTCATTTCACATATATGCTTGATAAAATGTACAAGACAATGACAAATTTTATAATAACAGAAAGAGAATTTTTCTTCGTTGGACGGTGAGATTCACCACTTGATACTAAGGTTCACAAAAACATTATAGGATTTTAGAACCTTCCCAAAATGCCCTCCTAATACCCTATGCATATCTCAAGGGCCCACGGTGAATGGATTCCCATAATATAATGATAGGtcacttttaaattattattgaaATCCTTTTCATACGATCCTAACtttaaaaaagtaaataaataaacaagaaaaaattaaaataaggtGTCAAGCTCTAAATACACTTATAGATCGATGAGTCATTTAAAACAGTTTCATAAATAATAccacaatttttttatgaaaaatatcatGACGAATTTAAATAGGACTTTTTTAGTGACTAAACTAAAGCCAACAACACTTCTTGATGGACCCCACAAATGTTAAAAAGATGAAacgaaaataataattaaataccaacaaataaaattacaatggttaaaaaaaaaaaatctaactttAAACTAATGGGAGAAAACCCAAGCCACCAAATCTGGATCTCAAAGTCCATGCCTGCAGCAGTGCCCTACCATTGCCCCACCAATGCGCTCCTATCCCATCATGTTTATTCACAATTAATAAAAATGAGTTGTGCAATATTACCTGTTgtcccttatcttcttttctatacccaaaataaaaaagtccCTTATCATCCTTTGTCAGCAAGATACAGAAAAGCATACAATAGTTGGGTCGGCAACAATAATCCATTGATTTCTTATAAATACTCTTATCTAGGTAATGTTTGTGACCCACCAAGgttctcaaaaccctaattatttCTTTAGAGATCCTACATCAGACATTATATAGTCATGTAAAATGAATCTCCCTCAAAATAA
It includes:
- the LOC122079466 gene encoding basic blue protein-like, encoding MFFNLRVSTKTTVFHLLSQLSDTMAPHGQVNPNQTVVTTIAFLFCILISINIACATTYTVGDSSGWNFNVRDWPTGKTFTAGDTLVFKYNPLVHNVVKVDIEGYNNCEVPQGAKVFTSGNDSIAVSVGHNYFICGFPGHCNMGLKIDINGATKAN